In Erigeron canadensis isolate Cc75 chromosome 1, C_canadensis_v1, whole genome shotgun sequence, a single window of DNA contains:
- the LOC122585223 gene encoding uncharacterized protein LOC122585223 yields the protein MGEVEILHPNSCLKKHLTTMKSRRTIRFAHNSTNPSTQIHSFTLPDTRQKTPTKGILKNPNTNSSVVTQNKSLVMGQVKILKRGEALQETSKVLKDVNYVKKAVGLVSKRPENFEAKGHHKVLTENKKISNSEDYDVVVSSTNRIGPDPKIVSKQIMKKKMTECFSGTVFSDSPHPSSVPLPSFFMKNRSS from the coding sequence ATGGGTGAGGTGGAGATTCTTCATCCCAATTCGTGTCTCAAAAAACATCTAACAACAATGAAATCTCGTCGTACCATTCGATTTGCTCATAATTCCACCAATCCATCAACCCAAATCCATAGTTTCACCTTACCCGACACCCGACAAAAAACACCAACAAAAGGGATCCTCAAAAACCCAAACACAAACAGTAGTGTCGTCACACAAAATAAAAGCCTCGTCATGGGTCAAGTCAAGATATTGAAGCGGGGCGAGGCGTTACAAGAAACCTCAAAGGTTTTGAAAGATGTCAATTATGTTAAAAAGGCGGTTGGATTAGTCTCAAAGCGCCCCGAAAATTTTGAAGCTAAAGGTCATCATAAGGTTCTGACCGAGAATAAAAAGATATCAAATAGTGAAGATTATGATGTTGTGGTTTCTTCAACAAATCGAATAGGACCAGATCCTAAAATCGTGTCGAAACAGATAATGAAAAAGAAGATGACTGAATGTTTTTCAGGGACTGTTTTTTCGGATTCGCCTCATCCTAGCTCGGTTCCCTTGCCTAGTTTTTTCATGAAGAATCGATCTAGttaa